The following proteins are encoded in a genomic region of Rissa tridactyla isolate bRisTri1 chromosome 5, bRisTri1.patW.cur.20221130, whole genome shotgun sequence:
- the TMEM144 gene encoding transmembrane protein 144 isoform X2 has translation MNFGQAYSTFNISNGTDLAIGFTSSAVAVLLFGTNFVPVKKFDTGDGMFFQWILCASIWIVSLVVNLIQNCPRFWPLAMVGGFVWATGNVTVVPIVKTIGLALGLLIWASFNLLTGWASSRFGWFGIDPEEVARPILNYIGAALSLLSAVIFLFIKPEVQSSSASLESTPLLRESSINVSEDTSDSWVNRLSPAKKRLIGCSLAVAAGILYGSSFVPVLYIKDHGRRNESIYTGASQFDLDYVFAHFSGIFLTSTIYFLIYCAVRKNKPNVYPQAILPGFVSGVLWAIANCCWFIANHYLSAVVSFPIITAGLKNYVLLSVAFCIILAGSLSTAFSKV, from the exons ATGAACTTCGGGCAAGCTTACAGTACCTTTAACATCAGCAATGGGACAGATCTGGCTATTGGCTTTACCTCTTCTGCAGTAGCTGTCCTTCTATTTGGGACAAACTTTGTGCCTGTTAAGAAATTTGATACTGGTGATG GCATGTTCTTCCAATGGATTCTCTGTGCCTCCATATGGATAGTTTCTTTGGTGGTCAATTTAATCCAGAATTGTCCCCGGTTTTGGCCTCTGGCTATGGTTGGGGGTTTCGTCTGGGCTACAG GCAATGTTACAGTTGTCCCTATTGTTAAAACTATTGGCTTAGCTCTTGGTCTTTTGATATGGGCTTCTTTTAATTTGCTGACAGGTTGGGCAAGTTCAAG gtttggttggtttggaaTTGACCCAGAAGAGGTTGCAAGACCAATCTTAAATTATATTGGAGCTGCACTTTCACTATTAAG tgctgtcatatttctttttataaaaccTGAAGTCCAGAGTTCTTCAGCTTCATTAGAAAGCACGCCTTTACTGAGAGAAAGT TCTATTAATGTTTCTGAAGATACCTCTGACTCGTGGGTGAACAGACTTTCTCCAGCAAAAAAGAGACTCAT agGATGTAGCCTGGCCGTAGCAGCTGGAATACTCTACGGTTCCAGTTTTGTACCAGTACTTTACATCAAGGACCATGGAAGAAGAAATGAATCTATATACACAGGAGCAAGTCAATTTG atttaGATTATGTTTTTGCACACTTCAGTGGAATCTTTCTCACAAGTACCATCTACTTTTTGATCTACTGTGCAGTTAGGAAAAATAAACCTAATGTTTATCCCCAAGCCATATTGCCAG GGTTTGTTTCTGGTGTTCTTTGGGCAATAGCCAATTGCTGCTGGTTCATAGCCAATCACTATCTCAGTGCCGTGGTCAGCTTTCCAATAATTAC
- the TMEM144 gene encoding transmembrane protein 144 isoform X3, with the protein MNFGQAYSTFNISNGTDLAIGFTSSAVAVLLFGTNFVPVKKFDTGDGMFFQWILCASIWIVSLVVNLIQNCPRFWPLAMVGGFVWATGNVTVVPIVKTIGLALGLLIWASFNLLTGWASSRFGWFGIDPEEVARPILNYIGAALSLLSAVIFLFIKPEVQSSSASLESTPLLRESSINVSEDTSDSWVNRLSPAKKRLIGCSLAVAAGILYGSSFVPVLYIKDHGRRNESIYTGASQFDLDYVFAHFSGIFLTSTIYFLIYCAVRKNKPNVYPQAILPGFVSGVLWAIANCCWFIANHYLSAVVSFPIITAETAPTNIFSARHCILLA; encoded by the exons ATGAACTTCGGGCAAGCTTACAGTACCTTTAACATCAGCAATGGGACAGATCTGGCTATTGGCTTTACCTCTTCTGCAGTAGCTGTCCTTCTATTTGGGACAAACTTTGTGCCTGTTAAGAAATTTGATACTGGTGATG GCATGTTCTTCCAATGGATTCTCTGTGCCTCCATATGGATAGTTTCTTTGGTGGTCAATTTAATCCAGAATTGTCCCCGGTTTTGGCCTCTGGCTATGGTTGGGGGTTTCGTCTGGGCTACAG GCAATGTTACAGTTGTCCCTATTGTTAAAACTATTGGCTTAGCTCTTGGTCTTTTGATATGGGCTTCTTTTAATTTGCTGACAGGTTGGGCAAGTTCAAG gtttggttggtttggaaTTGACCCAGAAGAGGTTGCAAGACCAATCTTAAATTATATTGGAGCTGCACTTTCACTATTAAG tgctgtcatatttctttttataaaaccTGAAGTCCAGAGTTCTTCAGCTTCATTAGAAAGCACGCCTTTACTGAGAGAAAGT TCTATTAATGTTTCTGAAGATACCTCTGACTCGTGGGTGAACAGACTTTCTCCAGCAAAAAAGAGACTCAT agGATGTAGCCTGGCCGTAGCAGCTGGAATACTCTACGGTTCCAGTTTTGTACCAGTACTTTACATCAAGGACCATGGAAGAAGAAATGAATCTATATACACAGGAGCAAGTCAATTTG atttaGATTATGTTTTTGCACACTTCAGTGGAATCTTTCTCACAAGTACCATCTACTTTTTGATCTACTGTGCAGTTAGGAAAAATAAACCTAATGTTTATCCCCAAGCCATATTGCCAG GGTTTGTTTCTGGTGTTCTTTGGGCAATAGCCAATTGCTGCTGGTTCATAGCCAATCACTATCTCAGTGCCGTGGTCAGCTTTCCAATAATTAC
- the TMEM144 gene encoding transmembrane protein 144 isoform X6, with protein MNFGQAYSTFNISNGTDLAIGFTSSAVAVLLFGTNFVPVKKFDTGDGMFFQWILCASIWIVSLVVNLIQNCPRFWPLAMVGGFVWATGNVTVVPIVKTIGLALGLLIWASFNLLTGWASSRFGWFGIDPEEVARPILNYIGAALSLLSAVIFLFIKPEVQSSSASLESTPLLRESSINVSEDTSDSWVNRLSPAKKRLIGCSLAVAAGILYGSSFVPVLYIKDHGRRNESIYTGASQFDLDYVFAHFSGIFLTSTIYFLIYCAVRKNKPNVYPQAILPGSWPCCCNVGSPCI; from the exons ATGAACTTCGGGCAAGCTTACAGTACCTTTAACATCAGCAATGGGACAGATCTGGCTATTGGCTTTACCTCTTCTGCAGTAGCTGTCCTTCTATTTGGGACAAACTTTGTGCCTGTTAAGAAATTTGATACTGGTGATG GCATGTTCTTCCAATGGATTCTCTGTGCCTCCATATGGATAGTTTCTTTGGTGGTCAATTTAATCCAGAATTGTCCCCGGTTTTGGCCTCTGGCTATGGTTGGGGGTTTCGTCTGGGCTACAG GCAATGTTACAGTTGTCCCTATTGTTAAAACTATTGGCTTAGCTCTTGGTCTTTTGATATGGGCTTCTTTTAATTTGCTGACAGGTTGGGCAAGTTCAAG gtttggttggtttggaaTTGACCCAGAAGAGGTTGCAAGACCAATCTTAAATTATATTGGAGCTGCACTTTCACTATTAAG tgctgtcatatttctttttataaaaccTGAAGTCCAGAGTTCTTCAGCTTCATTAGAAAGCACGCCTTTACTGAGAGAAAGT TCTATTAATGTTTCTGAAGATACCTCTGACTCGTGGGTGAACAGACTTTCTCCAGCAAAAAAGAGACTCAT agGATGTAGCCTGGCCGTAGCAGCTGGAATACTCTACGGTTCCAGTTTTGTACCAGTACTTTACATCAAGGACCATGGAAGAAGAAATGAATCTATATACACAGGAGCAAGTCAATTTG atttaGATTATGTTTTTGCACACTTCAGTGGAATCTTTCTCACAAGTACCATCTACTTTTTGATCTACTGTGCAGTTAGGAAAAATAAACCTAATGTTTATCCCCAAGCCATATTGCCAG
- the TMEM144 gene encoding transmembrane protein 144 isoform X5: MNFGQAYSTFNISNGTDLAIGFTSSAVAVLLFGTNFVPVKKFDTGDGMFFQWILCASIWIVSLVVNLIQNCPRFWPLAMVGGFVWATGNVTVVPIVKTIGLALGLLIWASFNLLTGWASSRFGWFGIDPEEVARPILNYIGAALSLLSAVIFLFIKPEVQSSSASLESTPLLRESSINVSEDTSDSWVNRLSPAKKRLIGCSLAVAAGILYGSSFVPVLYIKDHGRRNESIYTGASQFDLDYVFAHFSGIFLTSTIYFLIYCAVRKNKPNVYPQAILPGTYVTVTSTILVNAKHKNTEGLKV; this comes from the exons ATGAACTTCGGGCAAGCTTACAGTACCTTTAACATCAGCAATGGGACAGATCTGGCTATTGGCTTTACCTCTTCTGCAGTAGCTGTCCTTCTATTTGGGACAAACTTTGTGCCTGTTAAGAAATTTGATACTGGTGATG GCATGTTCTTCCAATGGATTCTCTGTGCCTCCATATGGATAGTTTCTTTGGTGGTCAATTTAATCCAGAATTGTCCCCGGTTTTGGCCTCTGGCTATGGTTGGGGGTTTCGTCTGGGCTACAG GCAATGTTACAGTTGTCCCTATTGTTAAAACTATTGGCTTAGCTCTTGGTCTTTTGATATGGGCTTCTTTTAATTTGCTGACAGGTTGGGCAAGTTCAAG gtttggttggtttggaaTTGACCCAGAAGAGGTTGCAAGACCAATCTTAAATTATATTGGAGCTGCACTTTCACTATTAAG tgctgtcatatttctttttataaaaccTGAAGTCCAGAGTTCTTCAGCTTCATTAGAAAGCACGCCTTTACTGAGAGAAAGT TCTATTAATGTTTCTGAAGATACCTCTGACTCGTGGGTGAACAGACTTTCTCCAGCAAAAAAGAGACTCAT agGATGTAGCCTGGCCGTAGCAGCTGGAATACTCTACGGTTCCAGTTTTGTACCAGTACTTTACATCAAGGACCATGGAAGAAGAAATGAATCTATATACACAGGAGCAAGTCAATTTG atttaGATTATGTTTTTGCACACTTCAGTGGAATCTTTCTCACAAGTACCATCTACTTTTTGATCTACTGTGCAGTTAGGAAAAATAAACCTAATGTTTATCCCCAAGCCATATTGCCAG
- the GASK1B gene encoding Golgi-associated kinase 1B has protein sequence MLFSSCGFTREMTTFDQPSKIKNLFICCLCPQRVLRLWTCRRPRTRRNLLVGTACVIYLGFLVSQVGHVLPQHKGGHQKISSRSLQDAAQTPFLGIPLDGTLSPPNFQEPQLGNYGTLLPPNVVYITLRSKRSKPANIRGTVKPKRRKKHATPLSYGQHFPKVTFMGREEAFAQQPGRATHAAGTMGAAIALEARKHLLDEHRHKGMAIRERGHRRPGGISGAIKAQPQPEESNIRIYSESSPSWLSKDDILNMRMLADSRIESIQEVPSHKAVLVVFAGGPSTSGTACDQGYCGIVKRPLDMSEVFAFHLDRILGLNRSLPSVSRRSEFFQDGQACPVILWDSSLSPTDNSTHSSVRLTWGQYQQLLKQKCWQNGKVPKAESGCTEIHHHEWSKMALFDFLLQIYNRLDRNCCGFKPLKEDSCMQQGLKLKCSDQDAVDLTHIVQRRHDQRHLAFIDNKGFFDRNEDNLDFKILQGINEFPESAVSVLRSQRLREKLLQSLFLDKIYWESQGGRKGIEKLIDVIERRSKILLTYINAHGAKVLPMN, from the exons ATGCTGTTTTCATCATGTGGATTCACTAGAGAAATGACCACCTTTGATCAGCCAAGTAAAATCAAAAACTTGTTTATTTGCTGCCTGTGCCCCCAACGGGTACTGAGGCTCTGGACTTGCAGGCGCCCAAGAACAAGGAGGAATCTGCTCGTGGGCACCGCGTGTGTGATCTACCTGGGATTCCTTGTCAGTCAAGTGGGTCATGTTTTACCCCAGCACAAAGGAGGACACCAAAAGATCAGTTCCAGAAGTCTCCAAGATGCAGCCCAAACTCCttttctgggcatcccactggaTGGCACCCTGTCACCACCCAATTTCCAGGAACCCCAGCTTGGTAACTATGGGACCTTGCTGCCACCAAATGTAGTTTATATCACCCTGCGGTCTAAGCGCAGCAAGCCTGCCAATATCAGAGGCACGGTGAAGCCGAAGCGCAGGAAGAAACATGCAACTCCTTTGTCCTACGGGCAGCACTTTCCAAAAGTCACTTTTATGGGCAGGGAAGAGGCCTTTGCCCAACAGCCAGGGAGGGCCACGCATGCCGCGGGCACAATGGGAGCAGCAATAGCTCTGGAGGCAAGAAAGCACCTGCTGGATGAGCACAGGCATAAAGGAATGGCAATCAGGGAGAGGGGTCACCGGAGACCAGGAGGGATTTCTGGAGCTATAaaggcacagccccagcctgaGGAAAGCAATATCAGGATTTACAGCGAGAGCTCTCCCTCTTGGCTGAGCAAAGACGACATCCTAAACATGCGCATGCTGGCAGATTCTCGGATAGAGAGCATCCAAGAAGTACCTTCTCATAAAGCAGTCCTGGTAGTATTTGCCGGAGGTCCCAGCACCTCAGGAACTGCTTGTGATCAGGGATACTGTGGCATCGTCAAAAGACCCCTCGACATGAGCGAGGTGTTTGCCTTTCATTTGGATAGGATCTTGGGGCTAAACAGGAGCTTACCTTCTGTAAGCAGGAGATCGGAGTTCTTCCAAG atggTCAAGCCTGTCCTGTTATTCTCTGGGATTCCTCACTGAGTCCAACAGATAATAGTACCCATTCTTCAGTGAGATTGACCTGGGGGCAATATCAGCAGCTATTGAAGCAGAAATGCTGGCAGAATGGTAAAGTTCCCAAAGCTGAGTCGGGCTGTACTGAAATCCATCATCATGAGTGGTCCAAGATGGcactctttgattttcttctgcag ATCTATAATCGACTAGACAGAAACTGCTGTGGATTCAAACCTCTCAAGGAGGATTCCTGCATGCAGCAAGGATTGAAGCTGAAATGTAGCGatcaggatgctgttgacctgACACACATAGTTCAGAGAAGGCATGACCAAAGGCACTTGGCCTTTATAGACAATAAGGGTTTCTTTGACAGAAACGAGGACAATCTTGACTTCAAAATACTACAAGGAATCAATGA ATTCCCTGAATCTGCAGTTTCAGTGCTGAGGAGCCAGCGTTTACGAGAGAAGTTGCTTCAGTCTTTGTTCCTTGACAAAATATACTGGGAGAGCCAAGGAGGCAGAAAAGGCATTGAAAAGCTTATTGATGTAATAGAAAGGAGGTCCAAAATTCTTCTTACTTATATAAATGCACATGGAGCCAAAGTATTGCCCATGAATTAA